Proteins encoded together in one Aeromonas encheleia window:
- a CDS encoding COG4315 family predicted lipoprotein produces MKNTLIALALLPFGSLWAMEIQPIPSAEQLPVARITEHGKAYLVDPLGFSLYRFDKDSQGKSTCYAECAQNWPPLLASAAEVKAGLGKAADAGFALLQRQDGQYQWSYRGHPLYRWVKDSAPGQSSGDGVKNVWHRVQL; encoded by the coding sequence ATGAAAAACACCCTCATCGCCCTCGCGCTGCTGCCGTTTGGTTCACTCTGGGCCATGGAGATCCAGCCGATCCCCAGCGCCGAGCAACTGCCCGTCGCCCGGATAACCGAGCACGGCAAGGCCTATCTGGTCGATCCCCTTGGCTTTAGCCTCTACCGCTTCGACAAGGATTCCCAAGGAAAATCCACATGTTATGCTGAGTGCGCGCAAAACTGGCCCCCGCTCCTCGCCAGTGCAGCCGAGGTCAAGGCGGGACTGGGCAAGGCGGCCGACGCCGGCTTTGCGCTGCTCCAGCGACAGGACGGGCAATATCAGTGGAGCTACCGCGGTCATCCTCTCTATCGCTGGGTCAAGGACTCGGCCCCCGGCCAGAGCAGCGGGGATGGCGTGAAGAATGTCTGGCACCGCGTCCAGCTATGA
- the dkgB gene encoding 2,5-didehydrogluconate reductase DkgB, which produces MMKMPMMGLGTFRLKAEPLLATLNTGLELGYRHIDTAQIYDNESEVGEVLATTSVPRGDIYLTTKVWTSEFGQGKLIPSLKTSLEKLRTDYLDLALIHWPSPKDEVPMAVYLEQLAEAKAQGLTREIGVSNFTVAQLKQAIDILGPGAIAHQQVEIHPLLQNRKVVEFCQQQGIALTAYMPLAYGKVLSEPVLMEIGARHGVSAAQVSLAWLLAQDMTVIPSSTKRENQAANLAALKVQLSPEEMAQIAGLDRGERCANPDFAPAWD; this is translated from the coding sequence ATGATGAAAATGCCAATGATGGGTCTGGGGACCTTCCGCCTGAAAGCCGAGCCTCTGCTTGCCACCCTGAATACCGGCCTGGAGCTCGGCTATCGCCACATCGATACCGCCCAGATCTACGACAACGAGTCCGAAGTGGGCGAGGTGCTGGCCACGACTTCGGTGCCCCGCGGCGATATCTACCTGACCACCAAGGTGTGGACCAGCGAATTTGGTCAGGGCAAGCTCATTCCCAGCCTCAAGACCAGCCTGGAGAAGCTGCGCACCGACTATCTGGATCTCGCGCTCATCCACTGGCCCTCCCCCAAGGATGAGGTGCCGATGGCGGTCTATCTGGAGCAGCTGGCCGAGGCGAAGGCCCAGGGCCTGACCCGGGAGATCGGGGTCTCCAACTTCACCGTGGCCCAGCTCAAACAGGCCATCGACATCCTGGGGCCGGGCGCCATCGCCCACCAGCAGGTGGAGATCCATCCCCTGCTGCAAAACCGCAAGGTGGTGGAGTTCTGCCAGCAGCAGGGCATCGCCCTCACCGCCTACATGCCGCTGGCCTATGGCAAGGTGCTGAGCGAACCAGTGCTGATGGAGATCGGCGCACGCCATGGCGTCTCGGCGGCCCAGGTGTCGTTGGCCTGGCTGCTGGCCCAGGACATGACGGTGATCCCGAGCTCCACCAAGCGGGAAAACCAGGCCGCCAACCTGGCCGCCCTCAAGGTACAACTCAGCCCCGAGGAGATGGCACAGATCGCCGGCCTGGACCGCGGCGAGCGCTGCGCCAACCCGGACTTCGCCCCCGCCTGGGACTAA
- a CDS encoding tellurite resistance TerB family protein, with the protein MKQMLEQLMGAGKGWLNDGGDSRKAQMKGVAQGGLAAGAMALLLGNKKMRKYGGKVAAVGGAAALGGLAYKLYQDWQAQQGGAAQPSQPLDTLQGQALDARATLLVRAMVAAARADGHIDDSERQKIQQYLTEQGQRDAARWIDAELARPLDPQALAREVTDMEQATEVYLASLLAIDVDHFMERGYLDELARALKLDDNLKGSIERQVAQL; encoded by the coding sequence ATGAAACAGATGCTGGAGCAATTGATGGGAGCTGGCAAGGGCTGGCTCAACGACGGCGGCGACAGCCGCAAGGCGCAGATGAAGGGCGTGGCGCAGGGCGGCCTGGCGGCCGGGGCCATGGCCTTGCTGCTGGGCAACAAGAAGATGCGCAAATATGGCGGCAAGGTGGCGGCGGTGGGCGGTGCGGCGGCCCTCGGCGGGCTGGCCTACAAGCTCTATCAGGATTGGCAGGCCCAGCAGGGCGGGGCCGCTCAACCCAGCCAGCCCCTCGATACCCTGCAGGGCCAGGCGCTGGATGCCCGTGCCACCCTGCTGGTGCGGGCCATGGTGGCGGCCGCCCGGGCCGACGGTCACATCGACGACAGCGAGCGCCAGAAGATCCAGCAGTACCTGACCGAGCAGGGCCAGCGCGACGCGGCGCGCTGGATCGATGCCGAGCTCGCCCGTCCGCTGGATCCCCAGGCGCTGGCCCGGGAGGTCACCGACATGGAGCAGGCCACCGAGGTCTACCTCGCCTCCCTGCTCGCCATCGACGTGGATCACTTCATGGAGCGCGGCTATCTGGATGAGCTGGCGCGGGCCCTCAAGCTCGATGACAACCTCAAGGGGAGCATAGAGCGGCAGGTGGCCCAGCTGTAA
- a CDS encoding cytochrome ubiquinol oxidase subunit I: MISLDDVVSLSRIQFGATAMFHFLFVPLTLGLSWILVIAESAYVMTGKVIYQDITRFWGKLFGINFVMGVTTGITLEFQFGTNWAYYSHYVGDIFGTPLAVEGLMAFFLESTLVGLFFFGWDKLSRGQHLLVTALVALGSNLSALWILIANGWMQNPVGAEFNPMTMRMELTDVAAVLFNPVAQVKFVHTVAAGYVAASLFVMGVSSWYLLRRMEVRFALRSFAIASGFGLAAILSVIVLGDESGYRSGEVQKVKLAAIEAEWETEPAPAAFTLFGLPDQGAETTHAAIKIPYLMGIIATRSLDEQVTGLKDLKAQHEVRIRSGMLAHDALEAMRADDGNAEARTTFERHRADLGYGLLLTPYAKEIGKADEAAIARAVADSIPQVAPLFWSFRLMVGIGVVLLLLFGAAFLQLCRGKLVQSTRLLKALFWCIPLPWIAIEAGWFVAEFGRQPWTISDVLPVSASVSLLQPGQLWFSLIAIFLIYSTLLVVELFLLRHVIRKGPASLQTGRYQGEVLQSGSPI, translated from the coding sequence ATGATAAGCCTGGATGATGTGGTCAGCCTGTCCCGAATACAGTTCGGGGCGACGGCGATGTTCCACTTTCTGTTTGTGCCCCTCACCCTGGGGTTGTCCTGGATCCTGGTGATCGCCGAGTCGGCCTACGTGATGACCGGCAAGGTGATCTATCAGGACATTACCCGCTTCTGGGGCAAGTTGTTCGGCATCAACTTCGTCATGGGGGTCACCACTGGGATCACCCTGGAGTTCCAGTTCGGTACCAACTGGGCCTACTACTCCCACTACGTCGGCGACATCTTCGGCACCCCGCTGGCGGTGGAGGGGCTGATGGCCTTCTTCCTCGAGTCCACCCTGGTGGGGCTCTTCTTCTTCGGCTGGGACAAGCTCTCCCGCGGCCAGCACCTGCTGGTGACCGCGCTGGTGGCGCTGGGCTCCAACCTCTCCGCGCTCTGGATCCTCATCGCCAACGGCTGGATGCAGAACCCGGTCGGCGCCGAGTTCAATCCCATGACGATGCGCATGGAGCTGACCGACGTGGCCGCCGTGCTGTTCAACCCGGTGGCCCAGGTGAAGTTCGTGCACACCGTGGCGGCGGGTTATGTGGCGGCCTCCCTGTTCGTGATGGGGGTGAGCAGCTGGTATCTGCTGCGCCGCATGGAGGTGCGCTTCGCCCTGCGCTCCTTCGCCATCGCCTCGGGCTTCGGGCTGGCCGCCATCCTCTCGGTCATAGTGCTGGGGGACGAGTCGGGCTACCGCTCGGGGGAGGTGCAGAAGGTCAAGCTCGCCGCCATCGAGGCGGAGTGGGAGACCGAGCCCGCACCGGCCGCCTTCACCCTGTTCGGCCTGCCGGATCAGGGTGCCGAGACCACCCACGCGGCCATCAAAATTCCCTACCTGATGGGCATCATCGCCACCCGCTCCCTGGATGAGCAGGTGACGGGCCTCAAGGATCTCAAGGCGCAGCACGAGGTGCGCATCCGCAGCGGCATGCTGGCCCACGACGCGCTCGAGGCCATGCGGGCGGACGACGGCAACGCCGAGGCCCGCACCACCTTCGAGCGCCACCGCGCCGATCTCGGTTACGGCCTGCTGCTCACCCCCTACGCCAAGGAGATCGGCAAGGCGGACGAGGCGGCCATCGCCCGGGCAGTGGCGGACTCCATCCCCCAGGTGGCGCCGCTGTTCTGGAGCTTCCGGCTGATGGTGGGCATCGGTGTGGTGCTGTTGCTGTTGTTTGGCGCCGCCTTTCTGCAACTGTGCCGGGGCAAGCTGGTGCAATCGACCCGCCTGCTCAAGGCGCTGTTCTGGTGCATACCCCTGCCCTGGATCGCCATAGAGGCGGGCTGGTTCGTGGCCGAGTTCGGCCGCCAGCCCTGGACCATCAGCGACGTGCTGCCGGTGTCGGCCTCGGTCTCCCTGCTGCAACCGGGCCAACTCTGGTTCAGCCTCATCGCCATCTTCCTCATCTACAGCACGCTGCTGGTGGTGGAGCTGTTCTTGTTGCGTCATGTGATCCGCAAAGGGCCCGCCAGCCTGCAGACGGGTCGTTATCAAGGTGAAGTGTTGCAAAGCGGGAGTCCCATCTGA
- the cydX gene encoding cytochrome bd-I oxidase subunit CydX: MWYFTWILGLGFALLCGLVNLLWLEARWAADEDLKEP, from the coding sequence ATGTGGTATTTCACCTGGATATTGGGGCTCGGGTTTGCCCTGCTCTGCGGCCTGGTCAACCTGCTCTGGCTGGAGGCGCGCTGGGCGGCGGACGAGGATCTCAAGGAGCCCTGA
- a CDS encoding MFS transporter, whose translation MPLALFALTLSAFAIGTTEFVIVGLIPTIAEQLHVSLPSAGLLVSLYALGVAIGAPLLTALTGKLPRKWLLVGLMALFTLGNLLAWQAPGYNSLIVARVLTGLAHGVFFSVGSTIATGLVAKEKAASAIAIMFSGLTVALVTGVPLGTWIGQQFGWRETFLVVSLLGLIAMVGSLLLIPNNLPKGAASTIREQLSVLTHKPLLLVYAKTALGYGGAFTAFTFLAPILQQVSGFGANAVSLILLVYGVSVAVGNIWGGKLADKMGPLPALKLMFAGLAIILLMLTFTAPHPVLAVLTVLVWGAFAFGNVPGLQVLVVKQAEIHTPNAVDVASGLNIAAFNVGIALGSVVGGLVVEHLGLMHTPWIGALIVLLAYGLTHVSERREARLALAV comes from the coding sequence ATGCCACTGGCGTTGTTTGCCCTCACCCTGAGTGCCTTTGCGATCGGCACCACCGAATTTGTGATTGTGGGGCTCATTCCCACCATCGCCGAGCAGCTGCATGTCTCGCTGCCCTCCGCCGGCCTGCTGGTCAGCCTCTATGCCCTTGGCGTCGCCATAGGCGCGCCGCTGCTGACGGCGCTGACCGGCAAGCTGCCGCGCAAGTGGCTGCTGGTGGGGCTGATGGCGCTGTTCACCCTCGGCAACCTGCTGGCCTGGCAGGCCCCCGGCTACAACAGCCTGATCGTCGCCCGGGTGCTGACCGGCCTGGCCCACGGGGTCTTCTTCTCGGTGGGTAGCACCATCGCCACCGGCCTGGTGGCCAAGGAGAAGGCGGCGAGCGCCATCGCCATCATGTTCAGCGGCCTGACGGTCGCCCTGGTGACCGGCGTGCCGCTCGGCACCTGGATTGGCCAACAGTTTGGCTGGCGCGAGACCTTCCTGGTGGTCAGCCTGCTGGGCCTGATCGCCATGGTCGGCAGCCTGCTGCTGATCCCGAACAACCTGCCCAAGGGTGCCGCCTCCACTATCCGCGAGCAGCTCTCGGTGCTGACCCACAAGCCGCTGCTGCTGGTCTATGCCAAGACGGCGCTGGGTTACGGTGGCGCCTTCACCGCCTTCACCTTCCTCGCCCCCATCCTGCAACAGGTGAGCGGCTTCGGGGCCAACGCGGTCAGCCTGATCCTGCTGGTGTACGGGGTATCGGTGGCGGTCGGCAACATCTGGGGCGGCAAGCTGGCGGACAAGATGGGCCCACTGCCCGCGCTGAAACTGATGTTTGCCGGGCTGGCGATCATCTTGCTGATGCTCACCTTCACCGCGCCCCATCCGGTGCTGGCGGTGCTGACCGTGCTGGTGTGGGGCGCCTTCGCGTTCGGCAACGTGCCGGGCCTGCAGGTGCTGGTGGTGAAACAGGCAGAGATCCATACCCCCAACGCGGTGGACGTGGCCTCCGGCCTCAACATCGCCGCCTTCAACGTCGGCATAGCGCTCGGCTCAGTGGTCGGTGGTTTAGTGGTGGAGCACCTTGGGCTGATGCACACCCCCTGGATCGGCGCGCTGATCGTGCTGCTGGCCTACGGCCTGACTCACGTCAGCGAGCGGCGCGAGGCCAGGCTGGCCCTGGCGGTCTGA
- a CDS encoding substrate-binding domain-containing protein, producing the protein MKPQFPWLLLCSVCLPLQAVPAPHQAADGTLRLYGPGGPDSALKRAAHAFQQETGIRVEVTAGPEASWRDKATLDADLIFAGAEQSMSAFLERYPFLDRQSAHSYYLRRSVIAVQKGNPAGITGIEDLINRPLKVVVTEGLGSYNTSGTGLWEDVAGRKGKLADVQKLRRNIVAFEQGSGASFRAFTGQKADAWITWVHWPLNHKDKADFVEIEPERRIYRGLLIARAEGADTSTQTFINFINSPKGEPFFTQDGWTR; encoded by the coding sequence ATGAAACCACAATTCCCCTGGCTGCTGCTCTGCTCGGTCTGCCTGCCGCTGCAGGCGGTCCCCGCCCCCCATCAGGCCGCTGACGGCACCCTCCGCCTCTATGGCCCGGGCGGGCCGGACAGCGCCCTCAAGCGGGCGGCCCACGCCTTCCAGCAGGAGACCGGGATCCGGGTCGAGGTCACCGCCGGCCCCGAGGCGAGCTGGCGCGACAAGGCAACCCTCGACGCCGATCTGATCTTCGCCGGCGCCGAGCAGTCCATGTCCGCCTTTCTCGAACGCTACCCCTTCCTCGATCGCCAGAGCGCCCACTCCTACTACCTGAGGCGCAGCGTCATCGCCGTGCAGAAAGGCAATCCGGCCGGGATCACCGGCATCGAGGACTTGATCAACCGCCCCCTCAAGGTGGTCGTGACCGAGGGGCTGGGCAGCTACAACACCTCGGGCACCGGGCTCTGGGAGGACGTCGCGGGGCGCAAGGGCAAGCTGGCGGATGTGCAGAAGCTGCGGCGCAACATCGTCGCCTTCGAGCAGGGCAGCGGCGCCAGCTTCCGGGCCTTCACCGGCCAGAAAGCCGATGCCTGGATCACCTGGGTGCACTGGCCCCTGAACCACAAGGACAAGGCCGATTTCGTCGAGATCGAGCCCGAACGGCGCATCTATCGCGGCCTGCTCATCGCCAGGGCCGAGGGGGCCGATACCAGCACCCAGACCTTCATCAACTTCATCAACAGCCCCAAGGGCGAGCCGTTCTTCACCCAGGATGGCTGGACTCGTTAA
- a CDS encoding putative quinol monooxygenase, whose amino-acid sequence MPSPLIVIAQLEARPEYGAQFRAALTPLIAATLQEPGCLTYQLHQSLDNAHGWLLYELWESEEALLAHQRQPHFLAFVAEAEPWFANSSIRRYHSLPA is encoded by the coding sequence ATGCCATCCCCCCTGATCGTGATTGCCCAGCTCGAAGCCAGACCCGAATACGGTGCCCAGTTCCGGGCCGCCCTGACGCCGCTGATAGCGGCCACCCTGCAGGAGCCTGGCTGCCTCACCTATCAGCTGCATCAGAGCCTGGACAACGCCCACGGCTGGCTGCTTTATGAGCTGTGGGAGAGCGAAGAGGCGCTGCTCGCCCACCAGCGTCAGCCCCATTTTCTCGCCTTTGTGGCCGAGGCCGAGCCCTGGTTTGCCAACAGCAGCATCCGTCGCTACCACAGCCTGCCGGCCTGA
- a CDS encoding aminotransferase-like domain-containing protein, whose protein sequence is MSRYSQLAALLQQQIESGLWQPGERIPSIRQSCKTHTLSPMTVLQAYQLLESRGLILARPQSGYYVKAATSPLRASAPQQAHYSGSVDINDLVFEVLQASKSRELVPLGMAVADPALFPHPQLGRALASCMRRLDPFSTVADLPPGNEALRRAIAQRYAGDGLAVDPQQIIITTGAMEALSLSLQVLTEPGDWVVVESPTFYGALQAIERLKLNVVEIPVIPGVGIDLALLAEALAQRPIKACWLMGNVQHPLGHTMPDGHKQGLMQLLNRHEVPLVEDDVYAELYFGRDRPRPIKHWDARGDSLLCGSWTKCLAPGFRVGWVVAGPHAERIQRLQLMSTLSTNVPSQLALADMLRQGGVDAHFRRLRHTLAQRQQQMRAALLRLFPDEVRISTPDGGYFLWLEFDPTMDSRSLHAQALACGFSLAPGALFSSQGQYNHCLRLNSSHPWSPALEAALTRLAALIHRQ, encoded by the coding sequence ATGTCCCGTTACAGCCAGCTGGCAGCCTTGCTGCAACAACAGATAGAGAGCGGCCTCTGGCAACCGGGGGAGCGCATCCCCTCCATCCGCCAGAGCTGCAAGACCCACACACTCAGCCCCATGACGGTGCTGCAGGCCTATCAGCTGCTGGAGAGCCGCGGCCTGATCCTGGCCAGGCCCCAGTCCGGCTACTACGTCAAGGCCGCCACCTCCCCGCTGCGGGCCAGCGCCCCCCAGCAGGCGCACTACAGCGGCTCGGTGGACATCAACGATCTGGTGTTCGAGGTGCTGCAGGCGAGCAAGTCCCGCGAGCTGGTGCCGCTCGGCATGGCGGTGGCGGATCCCGCGCTCTTCCCCCATCCCCAGCTCGGCCGGGCGCTGGCCAGCTGCATGCGCCGTCTCGACCCCTTCAGCACTGTCGCGGATCTCCCCCCCGGCAACGAGGCGCTGCGCCGCGCCATCGCCCAGCGTTACGCCGGCGATGGCCTGGCGGTCGACCCTCAGCAGATCATCATCACCACCGGCGCCATGGAGGCGCTCTCCCTGAGCCTGCAGGTGCTGACCGAGCCGGGGGACTGGGTTGTGGTGGAGTCCCCCACCTTCTACGGCGCCCTGCAGGCCATAGAGCGGCTCAAGCTCAATGTGGTGGAGATCCCGGTGATCCCCGGGGTCGGCATCGATCTCGCCCTGCTGGCCGAGGCGCTCGCCCAGCGCCCCATCAAGGCGTGCTGGCTGATGGGCAACGTCCAGCACCCCCTCGGCCACACCATGCCAGATGGGCACAAGCAGGGGCTGATGCAACTGCTCAACCGCCATGAGGTGCCGCTGGTGGAGGACGACGTCTACGCCGAGCTCTATTTTGGCCGCGATCGCCCCAGGCCCATCAAGCATTGGGACGCCCGGGGCGACAGCCTGCTGTGCGGCTCCTGGACCAAGTGCCTGGCGCCGGGCTTTCGGGTCGGCTGGGTGGTGGCGGGGCCCCATGCCGAGCGCATCCAGCGGCTGCAACTGATGTCGACCCTGTCGACCAATGTGCCGAGCCAGCTGGCGCTGGCCGACATGCTGCGCCAGGGCGGGGTGGATGCCCACTTTCGCCGCCTGCGCCACACCCTGGCCCAGCGCCAGCAGCAGATGCGGGCGGCCCTGCTGCGCCTCTTCCCGGATGAGGTGCGCATCTCGACCCCGGACGGCGGCTACTTCCTCTGGCTGGAGTTTGACCCGACAATGGACAGCCGATCCCTGCACGCCCAGGCGCTGGCCTGCGGCTTCTCGCTCGCGCCGGGGGCCCTGTTCTCGAGCCAGGGTCAGTACAACCACTGCCTGCGCCTGAACAGCTCCCACCCCTGGAGTCCGGCGCTGGAGGCGGCCCTGACACGGCTGGCGGCGCTTATCCACCGGCAATAG
- a CDS encoding DMT family transporter — MPLPRLLLLTLLTLTAFAANSVLCRLALFEEQMDPALFTLLRLTSGALMLLLLCRVRHQSPRQGDWGGALALIAYAALFSFAYLTLTAGTGALLLFAAVQLSMLAPPLLRGEPLPRRQWVGLLLAMAGLVLLVLPGIRAPDPLGAAMMIGAGIAWACYTLRASRFGDPIAANAGHFLRASLPAALLYLLLGRLEASPAAIGYALTSGALASGLGYALWYLVLPQLGRTLAASVQLLVPLLAALAGLIWLDESWSLRLLLSSLGILGGIALVISGRPPSGDKP, encoded by the coding sequence ATGCCACTGCCCCGCCTGCTGCTGCTGACCCTGCTGACGCTGACCGCGTTCGCCGCCAACTCGGTACTCTGCCGCCTGGCCCTGTTCGAGGAGCAGATGGATCCGGCCCTGTTCACCCTGCTGCGGCTGACCAGCGGCGCCCTGATGCTGCTCCTGCTGTGCCGGGTCCGCCACCAGTCGCCGCGCCAGGGGGACTGGGGCGGTGCCCTCGCCCTCATCGCCTACGCCGCCCTGTTCTCCTTCGCCTACCTCACCCTGACCGCGGGCACCGGCGCCCTGCTGCTGTTTGCCGCCGTCCAGCTCAGCATGCTGGCGCCGCCCCTGCTGCGTGGGGAACCCCTGCCACGGCGCCAGTGGGTCGGCCTGCTGCTCGCCATGGCGGGGCTGGTGCTGCTGGTGCTGCCCGGTATCCGGGCGCCGGATCCGCTGGGGGCCGCCATGATGATCGGCGCCGGCATCGCCTGGGCCTGCTACACCCTGCGGGCCTCGCGCTTTGGCGATCCCATCGCCGCCAATGCCGGTCACTTCCTGCGCGCCAGCCTGCCGGCGGCCCTGCTCTACCTGCTGCTGGGCCGGCTCGAGGCCAGCCCGGCCGCCATCGGCTACGCCCTGACCTCGGGCGCCCTCGCCTCCGGCCTTGGCTATGCGCTCTGGTATCTGGTGCTGCCCCAGCTGGGACGCACCCTGGCCGCCAGTGTCCAGCTGCTGGTGCCCCTGCTCGCGGCCCTGGCCGGGCTCATCTGGTTGGATGAGTCCTGGTCGCTGCGGTTGTTATTGTCATCACTGGGCATTCTGGGCGGCATTGCCCTGGTCATCTCGGGACGCCCCCCTTCAGGAGACAAACCATGA
- a CDS encoding GNAT family N-acetyltransferase, translated as MEIRKAGEQDIDAIMELNRQIGLIHFAQAPEVFCPPSAAERGFLLDAIAAEGRLFCVAVAEDRVLGFLSARIDINESVPFLTRLPICRIGSVVVDEGHRSRGIGKALIAHCDDWARARDASQIKLEVMSFNDRAKSLYESLGFKRQSEIYAR; from the coding sequence GTGGAGATACGCAAGGCAGGCGAGCAGGATATTGACGCCATCATGGAGCTGAATCGGCAAATAGGGCTGATCCACTTTGCGCAGGCCCCCGAGGTTTTTTGTCCCCCCTCGGCGGCGGAGAGAGGCTTCTTGCTCGACGCCATCGCGGCCGAGGGACGCCTGTTCTGCGTGGCGGTGGCAGAGGATCGGGTGCTGGGTTTTCTGAGCGCCAGGATCGACATCAATGAATCAGTCCCCTTCCTCACCAGGCTGCCCATCTGCCGCATCGGCTCCGTGGTGGTGGATGAAGGCCACAGATCCCGCGGCATCGGCAAGGCGCTGATCGCCCATTGCGACGACTGGGCCAGGGCCCGGGATGCGAGCCAGATCAAGCTGGAAGTCATGTCATTCAACGACAGGGCCAAGTCGCTCTACGAGTCCCTCGGCTTTAAACGGCAGTCCGAGATCTACGCCCGATAA
- a CDS encoding RNA polymerase sigma factor, which translates to MNIDSQQLTHLLARCRLRDKRSFEALYQLTGQPLYGMLYGLLKDKQWAADILQEGFLKIWHGQSAYPVDYPWAWLCQCMRNLAIDALRTRARQGEVPWDEGAEGHTEGAHAPSFALDRCLAQLCADKRNAIVLAYRHGLSHQEIVTHTQSPLGTVKSWIRRGLEELKQCLTQ; encoded by the coding sequence GTGAACATCGACAGCCAACAACTCACCCACCTGCTGGCACGCTGCCGGCTCAGGGACAAGCGATCGTTTGAAGCCCTCTACCAGCTGACGGGCCAACCGCTGTACGGCATGCTCTATGGCCTGCTCAAGGACAAGCAGTGGGCCGCGGACATACTGCAGGAGGGCTTCCTGAAGATCTGGCATGGCCAGAGTGCCTATCCCGTCGACTATCCCTGGGCCTGGCTCTGCCAGTGCATGCGCAACCTGGCCATCGATGCCTTGCGCACCCGGGCCCGCCAGGGGGAAGTGCCATGGGATGAGGGGGCCGAGGGCCATACCGAGGGGGCACATGCCCCCTCTTTCGCCCTCGATCGCTGCCTGGCGCAGCTCTGCGCCGACAAGCGCAACGCCATAGTGCTGGCCTATCGGCACGGCCTGAGCCATCAGGAGATAGTCACTCACACCCAAAGCCCGCTCGGCACCGTCAAGTCCTGGATCCGGCGCGGGCTGGAGGAGCTCAAGCAATGCCTGACCCAATGA
- the cydB gene encoding cytochrome d ubiquinol oxidase subunit II produces the protein MDYETLKLVWWGLVLFMLIGFVVMDGFDLGVGLLLPIVGKTDEERRVLLNSVGPVWEGNQVWLIAGAGALFAAWPLVYAAAFSALYVPFMFLLFGLFLRPVGFDYRSKLASTQWRRWWDRALVTGALLPTLVFGATLGFLLQGLPFRFDSALRIHYGAFLFHWPLLLTCMGTALALLMLHGASFLQCKTQGVIAQRCARQSLWLGPLASGLFALGGVWLSQMGGYQIESIGDLNAALTPLMKQVGQAPAGWFGNFVAQPWLWAMPALGLLLPLVSTLAGMLGKPPLAILASGGACASMMLTIAIALFPFVLPSSLDPSSSLTLWDGTSSERTLFIMLGIVGVLMPINIGYTLWVYRVVRGKMSTEQVRQHGHSLY, from the coding sequence ATGGATTATGAAACCCTGAAATTGGTCTGGTGGGGGCTGGTGTTGTTCATGCTCATCGGCTTCGTGGTGATGGATGGCTTCGATCTGGGGGTGGGCCTGCTGCTGCCCATCGTCGGCAAGACAGATGAGGAGCGGCGGGTGCTGCTCAATAGCGTGGGTCCGGTGTGGGAGGGCAATCAGGTGTGGCTCATCGCCGGGGCCGGCGCCCTGTTCGCCGCCTGGCCGCTGGTCTATGCTGCCGCCTTCTCGGCGCTCTACGTGCCCTTCATGTTCCTGCTGTTCGGCCTCTTCCTGCGCCCGGTCGGCTTCGACTATCGTAGCAAGCTGGCCTCCACACAGTGGCGCCGCTGGTGGGACAGGGCCCTGGTGACCGGCGCCCTGCTGCCGACCCTGGTATTCGGCGCGACGCTGGGCTTCCTGCTGCAGGGGCTGCCGTTTCGCTTCGACTCGGCCCTGCGCATCCACTACGGCGCCTTCCTGTTCCACTGGCCGCTGCTGTTGACCTGCATGGGTACGGCGCTGGCCCTGCTGATGCTGCACGGCGCCAGCTTCCTGCAGTGCAAGACCCAGGGGGTGATAGCGCAGCGCTGTGCCCGCCAGAGCCTCTGGCTCGGCCCCCTGGCCAGCGGCCTGTTTGCCCTCGGCGGCGTCTGGCTCAGCCAGATGGGGGGCTACCAGATAGAGTCGATCGGCGATCTCAACGCTGCCCTCACCCCGCTGATGAAGCAGGTGGGGCAGGCCCCGGCGGGCTGGTTTGGCAACTTTGTGGCGCAGCCCTGGCTCTGGGCCATGCCCGCCTTGGGCCTGCTGCTGCCCCTGGTGAGCACCCTCGCCGGCATGCTGGGCAAGCCGCCGCTGGCGATTCTCGCCAGCGGCGGCGCCTGCGCCAGCATGATGCTGACCATCGCCATCGCCCTGTTCCCCTTCGTGCTGCCCTCGTCGCTGGATCCGTCCAGCAGCCTGACCCTGTGGGACGGCACCTCCAGCGAGCGGACCCTCTTCATCATGCTGGGGATAGTCGGCGTGCTGATGCCCATCAACATCGGCTACACCCTCTGGGTCTACCGGGTGGTGCGGGGCAAGATGAGCACCGAGCAGGTGCGCCAGCACGGCCACAGCCTCTACTAA